The Candidatus Eisenbacteria bacterium genomic interval CATGAATGCTCTGATGGGCGTGGCGAAGCCGGCGGACATGGGCTTTGACATAATGCACTTGAACCTCCACAAGACTTTTTCCACGCCTCACGGTGGTGGAGGGCCTGGCTCCGGGCCGGTCGGCGTGAGCGAGAAGTTGCGAGCGTTTCTCCCCGTGCCTCGGATAGTAGGGGAAGAGACCAGCTTTACCCTCGACTACGACGCGCCGAAGAGCATCGGGATGATACACAGCTTCTACGGGAATTTCGCCGTGATGGTCAAGGCCTACGCGTACATACTTTCGCTGGGCGGAAAGGGGCTCGAGGAAGTGTCGAGGGAAGCGATCCTCAACGCAAACTATCTTAAGGCGCTTCTTTCGCCGTACTTGGACGTTCCATACGACAAACCCTGCATGCACGAATTCGTGCTGTCCGGGAAGAGGCAGAAGGCGTTGGGCGTGAGGACTCTCGACATTGCGAAGAGGCTCCTGGACCTTGGGTTTCACGCTCCTACCGTCTATTTCCCGCTCATCGTCGAAGAAGCCCTGATGATAGAGCCGACGGAGACCGAGACCAAGCGAGAGCTGGATAGGTTCGCTGGCGCCATGAGGACGATCGTCGAGGAGGTGGAAAAGAATCCCGACCTGGTGAAACAGGCGCCTTCCACCACGCCTGTCGGCAGACTCGATGAGGGTAAGGCGGCGCGCGAGCTGAGGCTCAAGTGGTGACGGAATCCCCTGGTGCTTTCCCTGAGAAGTTGACCTGGTCCGTGAGACCGTGTACAATGGACCGAAAACGATGCGCGTGGGTGATAGCAGTCATCGTGCTGTTCGGTATCGGGGTCGTTCTTGTTCTGGGCGACCTCTTTGTTGCGGCGCTGTCAGTCGTCGTGCTCTTTGGCTCTCTGCACAGCTACTTCTTCACGGCATCGTATTCGCTCAGCAATGAAGGCGTAGAAATAAAAGGTCCCTTCGGTACGCAGAAAAGGGAATGGGGCCGCTTCAAGAGCTTCTGGGTCGACGCCAACGGCCTAAGTTTGAGCCCGTTCACCAAGCGTTCGTGGCTCGAGCACTACAGGGGGATGAGGTTACTTTTCGGCCCTAACAGGGACGAAGTGGTGGAGTTCGTGACCAGGATAATGGGGAAGGAAGCTCGTCGTGGACAAAGGGTTACACCAGTTCCTTAAAGAAGACCTTAAAGGAGATTTCAAGGACGACGAGGCAATACTCGACACCGTAGCCACCAAGATCACCCGAAGGGGGTTGGGCGTGGCCGCGATATTCTTTCTTGAATCCTCGAAGCCTTTGAGCTTTCTGGGGAGTCAGGTTCTGGTGTTCTTTGAGCCGTTCGTTAAGACTTTTTTCCAGGTCAAGAACTACGAACGATTCTGTCTTCTCCTGGAAAACAGGGAGAACGTCGAGAAGCTCATTCAGAAAATCGAGGATCAGGAAGAGAAGTTGAGCGAGGAGAAGAGGGAGGAGAAGAGGGTGAAGAAGGAGCAGAAAAGGGAGAAGACGAGGGAGAAGAAAGAGCATGAGCATTCCAAGTCCTGATGGTGTGAATACGATTCTTGCGACCGATTGTGGAAGCACCACCACAAAGGCCATTTTCATAGAGAGAAAGGGAGACGAGTACAGGCTCATAGTGCGTGGCGAAGCTCCCACGACCGTCGAGGCGCCGTTCGAGGACGTGACCAAGGGGGTCCTCAACGCCGTGAGGGAGGTTGAGGAACTCGCGGGCCGAAAGATCCTGGACGACGAGACCATCATGACTCCCGCCAGGAACGGAGAAGGTGTTGACCTTTACGTTTCCACTTCGAGCGCCGGCGGCGGCCTGCAAATGATGGTGTTTGGCGTTGTGAAGACGATGACGGCCGAGAGCGCGCAGAGAGCGGCCCTGGGCGCGGGCGCCATCGTGATGGACGTGATAGCTTCGAACGACGGAAGGCTCCCTTACCAGAAGATAAAGCGCATCAGGCAACTTAGGCCCGACATGATCCTTCTCTCGGGAGGCATTGACGGCGGCACGACCGCGCACGTTGCGGAGCTTGCCGAGCTTCTTTCCGCCGCCGATCCCAAGGCCAGACTCGGCGCCGGTTATCTTCTGCCCGTCATATACGCGGGCAACAAGGACGCGAGAGACATCGTGAGGGAGAGGTTGGAGAGCAAGACCGCTCTCGTCATTACCGATAACTTGAGACCGGTCCTCGAACGCGAGAACCTCGGACCTGCGAGAATGCAAATACATGATCTCTTCATGGAACACGTCATGGCCCACGCCCCCGGCTACAAGAAGTTGATGGAATGGACGCTCGTGCCGATCATGCCGACGCCCGCCGCGGTCGGCAGGATAATCGAGACGATCGCGCGAGAGGAGAGCATGCAGGTAATAGGGGTGGACATCGGCGGTGCGACCACGGACGTGTTTTCCGTGTTCCAGGGTGTCTTCAACAGAACTGTGAGCGCGAATCTCGGCATGAGTTACAGCATATCTAACGTCCTGGCCGAGACCGGCATCGAGAACATCATGAGGTGGGTGCCGTTCCACGTAGAGGACAAGGACCTGAGGAACAGAATAAAGAACAAGATGATCAGGCCCACCACGATTCCTCAGAGCCTCGATGAGCTGATGATCGAACAGGGTATCGCGAGAGAGGCTTTGAGACTGGCGTTCGAACAACACAAATCTCTCGCCGTGGGGCTTAAGGGGGTGCAGCAGGAGCGGACGATCTCCGACACCTTCGACCAGACCGCGAGCGGTGAGACGCTCGTGAGCCTCAGGGAATTGAACATGCTCGTCGGCAGCGGAGGCGTGTTGTCGCACGCGCCGAGGAGGGTGCAGGCCGCTCTGATGTTGATAGACGCGTTTCTGCCGGAGTGCATCACGCATCTGGCCGTGGACAGTATTTTCATGATGCCTCAGTTGGGAGTTCTCTCCACCGTGCATCCGAAAGCGGCGACCGAGGTATTCAAGAAGGATTGTCTGATTCATCTCGGGACGTGCATCGCGCCAGTCGGCACCGGCAAGGAAAACGCCGAGTGCGTCAAGGTGAGACTCGAAAGAGAAAAGGGTGGCTCCGAAGAGGTGTCCGTCGGTTTTGGCCACATGAAGGTACTGGCCCTGGGGGTTGCCGAGAGCGGTCGCGTGGTGATCAACCCCTCGAAGAACTTCGACGTAGGTGCAGGGCACGGGAAAACGTTCGAGACCAAGGTAGAGGGTGGAGTGGTCGGCCTCATAATCGACTGTAGGGGCCGGCGGCCTTTCCAACTGCCGTCCTCGGCAGAAGAAAGAGTCAGGAAGTTGAACGAATGGAACACCGCCCTCAACATGTATCCTGAGAGAAAATAGAGCGTACCCCGAGAGAAAGTAGGGAGGGAATAGAAGAGTGGCTCACGCATATACACCGGGCGTTACAGTAACGGCAAGGACAAAGCTTGTTAGAGAGAGAAGACTTCCCCTGGCCGGCACCGTGCTTGCCAAAGTGGGAGACCAGGTCAAGGCGGAGCAAGTCGTGGCTCGCACCGAGCTACCTGGTAACGTACAGACCGTGAACGTGGCCAACATCCTGAGCGTCCTGCCGGAGGACGTTGGATCTACATTGACCAAGCCCGTGGGATCACCGCTCAACGAGGGCGAGGTCTTCGCGATGAGCAAGGGTTTTTTCGGCCTCTTCACGTCGAAGTGCAAGAGTCCGATCAACGGCACTCTCGAGAGCATCTCCAACATCACGGGTCAGGCCATCTTGCGAGAGCCTCCGATTCCCGTCGAAGTCCACGCCTACGTTGATGGAAAAGTGATAGAGGCGATGGAAAGGGAAGGCGTCAAGGTCGAGACGGAGTGCTCGTTCCTGCAGGGGATATTCGGAATCGGCGGGGAGACGTGGGGAGAGATAAAACTTCAGGTGGGCAAATCGGACGAACCGCTCGATGTCAACTCCCTCGATGCAGGATGCGCCGGGAAGATCCTCGTCGGCGGTTCCAGGGTGGACAACGCTTTTCTCGAGAAGGCGGCGTCGTTGGGTGTGAGAGGGGTCGTGGTCGGCGGGATAGACGACAAGGACTTGAGGCAGTTTCTGGGCTACGATCTGGGCGTGGCAATCACAGGCTCGGAGGAAAAAGGGATATCGCTGATAATCACCGAAGGATTTGGCGGGATGAGGATGGCGGAGAAGACGTTCTCACTTCTTCGTTCACTCGAGGGCAGAAAGGCTTCGATGAGCGGAGTGACTCAAATCAGAGCCGGTGTGATGAGGCCGGAGGTCATAGTCTCGATGGACGGCAGAACGGGGCCCTCGGCGGGAAAGGGGAGCATTTTCTCGTCCTCGGGTCTCGAGGTCGGAAGCGCCATTCGGGTTATCAGAGAGCCGCACTTCGGGAGGCTTGGGCGCGTGGCCGATCTTCCTCCCGAGCTTCGCATGCTGGAAACGGAAGCCAAGGTGAGGGTGTTGGAGGTAGAGTTTGAGGACGGCACGAAGGCCGTGATGCCAAGGGCCAACGTCGAGATGATAGAAGGATAGGATCGCCGGGCAGTTCTGCCCTTGACCCTTTGAGTGTATCTAGTATCATGCCCTCGGAGAGCGACTCTCCGGGGGTTTTTCTTTCATGGTCAAGGAAGAGGCGATGAATAAGAGCAATGTGAGGACGTGGGGATTTCTTCTTTTTCTTCTATTGCCTCTGCTGTTGCTTGTTCTTCCTCTTCATGCGTCCGCAGGGCCACGAGCGTCCGCCGCGCCGCATGCGTCGGCCGCGCCGCGAGTGCGAGTGAGATGCAGCGGCGAAGCCTTTGAGGTTCTGGAGCAGGGAAGATGGAAGCCTCTCTTTTTTAAGGGTGTGAATCTCGGCTCGGCTCCGCCGGGGAAATTTCCGGGCGAATTCGCCATATCCAAGAAGCAATACGTCCATTGGCTAGACGAAGTCTCGGAGCTTGGCGCGAACGCAATCCGCGTGTATACGCTTCATCCCCCGGCGTTGTACGAAGCCCTCCTCGAGCACAACGGGCGCGCCGATTCGCGGAAGATATGGCTCTTTCAAGGAGCATGGTTTGAATTGCCCGCGAGCCTCGACCTGTACGACGGTCCTTTCTCGGACGAGTTTCGGGCAGAGATTCGTTCGGTGGTGGATGCCCTGCACGGTTCCGTTTCGTTGCCGGAGCGGCGAGGGCACGCGTGGGGCGAGTATGCTGCGGACGTCTCGGATTGGGTGGCGGGTTACGTCCTCGGCCGGGAGTGCGAGCCTTACGCGGTGCTCAACACGGACAAGCTTCACTCGGACGTCGCGAGATTCAGCGGCAGGTGCCTCGGCGTCAAGAAAGGTAGTCCCACCGAGTGCTGGTTTGCCGGCATGTGTGACTTCCTCGCGACGTACGAACGTGACAAGTTCGGCTGGGAGCATCCCGTTTCGTTCACGAACTGGCCGACGCTCGATCCCATCAAGCACCCCACGGAGACAGAACGTGGGGGGGCGAGGGCGTATCACGACGAAGACGCGGCAAGCGTGGATCCGTCCGTCATTCGCCCGTCGAAGGAGTTTGAAGCGGGCTTCTTCGCCACCTTTCATGCCTACCCCTACTATCCCGATTTCATGAACCTTGATCCCGGCTACAGCACTTACGCAGACGAACACGGGTTCTGCAACTACGCAGGTTATCTGAGGGACTTGAAGGCGCACCTGCGAGGCATGCCGCTTCTCGTGGGAGAGACGGGGATTTCGACAAGCCGCGGCGTCGCACATTTTCAGCCGCAGGGTCTCAATCACGGTGGCGCGTCCGAGAAAGTGCAGGGCCTTCAGGACACAAGGCTGCTTGAGGACTGCTACAGAGAAGGCGCGGCGGGCGTGCTCGTCTTCGAGCTGTTTGACGAATGGTTCAAAGACAACTGGTTGGTGAAGGATTTCGAGGTTCCGGCGGATCGTGACATTCTGTGGCAGAACGTGCAGGACCCGGAGGAGTTCTTCGGTCTTCTGGCGGAGGAACCGGCGGTGCGGAATGAAGGCGCGCCCCAGGGAAAAGCCGAGCAGCGGCAGCAATCTGCGGTGGACGAGAAGCCCGTGCGGCAGTCGGATTCTTCCTTCGTCGACTGGTCAAGAGTGGAAGCCTTCTACGTGGATCGGGAGGGGGATTCCTTGTACCTCCCTTGCAGGGACTTGACGGAACTTCGCGTGAGTTCCGACTCGCGGTACATCTATCTCAGGATAGCGTTCTCGAGCCTGGACTGCGACCACGATGGTAAGGCTGACCTCGACAGTCTCGATTTGCTCGTAGGCTTTGACACAATTGACAGGCGGAGGGGCGACGCCAGGTTTCCCTTCGTCAGAAATGTGACTACCGAGGCTGGGATGGAATTCGTGTTGCATATCTCCGGCGCCGACTCTGCGGTCGTGCTCATCGATTCCGGGTACAATTTTTCGAGGTATAGTCGAGTGCCTTCGGACGGGGGATTCTCCACCTACCTGGCCCCCTTCAGATCAAAAGCCAACTCGGACGGGAAGTTCGAGCGCATGATAGTCGAGACGAATCGCGACCGGGTGGACGCCAATGGGAGAGTATATCCCGCGATTGATCTGGACGTGGGGAGGTTGGCGTCTGCAAAGGAGGCGGGACGCGCAGACGTGGCGGTGGGTGATTGGCGGATCCACACGGAGGAGAACTACATCGAGGCGCGGATTCCGTGGGCGATTCTGAACGTGACGGACCCTTCCTCCCGGCAGGTCCTCGATGACGTGGCCGGCACGCCTGAAATGGAAAGCTCAGAAACGGACGGGATAGTCCTGAGCGTGCTCTCGCTCGTCCCCGGGGAAGCCGAGTCGCAGGGCGCACCTACCGTAGAGCGCGAGGCGACGGGCGACCTGGTTTCCTGGGGCGCCCCCGGCGAATCGGCTGTAGCGTGCGACGCGATGCCCGAGGTTGTTGCCGGCGATGCCTCCGAAGGCGCCCCGGAAGGGACTCAGGGAGACGGAGGCTACAAATTCAGCCTCACCAACCTCAAGGCCTTTGTCTGGCAGAAGTGGGACACCGCGAGCTACGTGGAACGAAGAAAAGCGTCGTTCGAGATTCTCTCTTCCGGCTTTTCCTCATTGCCCGATTCGCCTCTCGCTTCCGTCCGAGCCAGAGTCGCTACGTGGCCTGACGACAAGGACGCCGCGATATCTGTGAGCTTCGACGACGGGACCGCCAACCAGGTGGACTACGCCTTGCCGATACTTGAAAGCCTCGGGATAAAGGCCACGTTTGGGCTTTGCGCGAGTTGGACCGGCGAGACTCGTAAGACGTTGGAACTGAGCAAGGGGTGCGTGCGAACGCAGCTTTCGATTGGAGATGCGAGGCGACTCGTTCGTCTTGATCACGAGATCGCATCACACGGTTTCCGGCACGTGTTTCTGGACACGTTGTCCGGTCTCGCGTTGGATCACGAGCTTAAGGACTCGAAGTCATTTCTCGAAAGGGCGCTGGGCGAAAACGTCTCAGTCCTGCACTATCCCTTTTCGCGGGTGAACGACAGAGTGAAGGAGGCGGCGCGGCGCGCGGGGTACACAGCCGCAAGAGGTCGGGGGCTAATCAATTCGGCCACGCCGGACGAGTTTCTTCTCCAGAGTGTGTCGATCGTCTCCGACACGCTTCCTTCTTCCGGCAGACTCGCGGAGCTGCTCACTGAGCTAAAGCGCAACAAGGGATGGCTCATCTTCACGTATCACAACGTGCTTCCTAGTGCGTCCCCGGAGGCCGGGTGCTACCGGAAGCTTTCCTCGGATGAACCCTACTACGTCACTCAGGCGGCGTTCAGAAGACAGATGGAAGAGCTGAAAGCAACCGGATTCTACATGGCGCGCGAGTCTGATGTGCTCAAATA includes:
- a CDS encoding glutamate mutase L; this translates as MSIPSPDGVNTILATDCGSTTTKAIFIERKGDEYRLIVRGEAPTTVEAPFEDVTKGVLNAVREVEELAGRKILDDETIMTPARNGEGVDLYVSTSSAGGGLQMMVFGVVKTMTAESAQRAALGAGAIVMDVIASNDGRLPYQKIKRIRQLRPDMILLSGGIDGGTTAHVAELAELLSAADPKARLGAGYLLPVIYAGNKDARDIVRERLESKTALVITDNLRPVLERENLGPARMQIHDLFMEHVMAHAPGYKKLMEWTLVPIMPTPAAVGRIIETIAREESMQVIGVDIGGATTDVFSVFQGVFNRTVSANLGMSYSISNVLAETGIENIMRWVPFHVEDKDLRNRIKNKMIRPTTIPQSLDELMIEQGIAREALRLAFEQHKSLAVGLKGVQQERTISDTFDQTASGETLVSLRELNMLVGSGGVLSHAPRRVQAALMLIDAFLPECITHLAVDSIFMMPQLGVLSTVHPKAATEVFKKDCLIHLGTCIAPVGTGKENAECVKVRLEREKGGSEEVSVGFGHMKVLALGVAESGRVVINPSKNFDVGAGHGKTFETKVEGGVVGLIIDCRGRRPFQLPSSAEERVRKLNEWNTALNMYPERK
- a CDS encoding polysaccharide deacetylase family protein; translation: MNKSNVRTWGFLLFLLLPLLLLVLPLHASAGPRASAAPHASAAPRVRVRCSGEAFEVLEQGRWKPLFFKGVNLGSAPPGKFPGEFAISKKQYVHWLDEVSELGANAIRVYTLHPPALYEALLEHNGRADSRKIWLFQGAWFELPASLDLYDGPFSDEFRAEIRSVVDALHGSVSLPERRGHAWGEYAADVSDWVAGYVLGRECEPYAVLNTDKLHSDVARFSGRCLGVKKGSPTECWFAGMCDFLATYERDKFGWEHPVSFTNWPTLDPIKHPTETERGGARAYHDEDAASVDPSVIRPSKEFEAGFFATFHAYPYYPDFMNLDPGYSTYADEHGFCNYAGYLRDLKAHLRGMPLLVGETGISTSRGVAHFQPQGLNHGGASEKVQGLQDTRLLEDCYREGAAGVLVFELFDEWFKDNWLVKDFEVPADRDILWQNVQDPEEFFGLLAEEPAVRNEGAPQGKAEQRQQSAVDEKPVRQSDSSFVDWSRVEAFYVDREGDSLYLPCRDLTELRVSSDSRYIYLRIAFSSLDCDHDGKADLDSLDLLVGFDTIDRRRGDARFPFVRNVTTEAGMEFVLHISGADSAVVLIDSGYNFSRYSRVPSDGGFSTYLAPFRSKANSDGKFERMIVETNRDRVDANGRVYPAIDLDVGRLASAKEAGRADVAVGDWRIHTEENYIEARIPWAILNVTDPSSRQVLDDVAGTPEMESSETDGIVLSVLSLVPGEAESQGAPTVEREATGDLVSWGAPGESAVACDAMPEVVAGDASEGAPEGTQGDGGYKFSLTNLKAFVWQKWDTASYVERRKASFEILSSGFSSLPDSPLASVRARVATWPDDKDAAISVSFDDGTANQVDYALPILESLGIKATFGLCASWTGETRKTLELSKGCVRTQLSIGDARRLVRLDHEIASHGFRHVFLDTLSGLALDHELKDSKSFLERALGENVSVLHYPFSRVNDRVKEAARRAGYTAARGRGLINSATPDEFLLQSVSIVSDTLPSSGRLAELLTELKRNKGWLIFTYHNVLPSASPEAGCYRKLSSDEPYYVTQAAFRRQMEELKATGFYMARESDVLKYIRARDNVKLIVREEKDKAVIKVQMLSADISYEKGISLILNLPWEKVRVQGSLSDSHYAVHGGRLAVKAAVGSEVTVYREN